In a single window of the Salvelinus alpinus chromosome 15, SLU_Salpinus.1, whole genome shotgun sequence genome:
- the LOC139539493 gene encoding carboxypeptidase N subunit 2-like isoform X2, with amino-acid sequence MTRGHTFICLLPLLIGYSSQSCEKETDCPKDNQDVYGKEVTQIPVSLKAGVTEVFFVESNISVIPKGAFATNPSLEKVEFITTPTVSMENGAFEGLVDLKHIEISSTPLTSLSVDVFQDLHNLEILLLKLNKIRSLEKGLFDGLKKLRELQLHINKIDTIEEGTFDDLENLRTLHLAKNHLSSVSSALFSKLHKLEVLRLYENQLTAIPDDILENLSNLKEIALQGNKITSISANLFPHKDKLNKILLDNNMLTELPPEIFVGFPLLKTLTLNGNKLASLPPVLFGEMPKLTELSLSRNMITSLPQGVFSPLKKLRKLDLSNNQLFTVSEESFEGLEKLTELNLQYNHIKSLKANTFEKLTSLTTLRLAHNSLGTLPEDIFDPLPKLSKVYLNNNIWDCDCRMVPLFNWMKANPGKIKSMSPEICNQPEDLKGQEIMSLKEDQLICPITPLTTIPSLTTTTTTTTTQTNTPLVTTMPTTRVTTTLTTPQPPTTTQPTTLPTTTPTTTEPTTPQPPTSTLPTTMATTTEATTPTTTTIVTTSLITTTLIPTTKGTTTALTTTTLPTSAKITTLAPSTPTAPTTTTTLAPTTTTAPTTTTTLAPSTTTAPTTTTTLAPNTTTAPTTTTTTLAPTTTTVTTSIPTTTLFTTFPTTTITRTTRRTTITRTTWRDSTQPLTTSRIFSCPNIAPSRHPSPSYYTRQAWSKTSQCRAQMISYTAMLVVEIGCTLVLAKFTLSLYSLLQRRERLYTQVNLTHFSYRKEVTLRPVKVTETVGL; translated from the coding sequence ATGACTAGAGGACACACCTTCATCTGTCTTCTGCCTTTACTGATTGGGTATTCATCTCAGTCCTGTGAGAAGGAGACCGACTGCCCCAAAGACAACCAGGATGTTTACGGCAAGGAAGTGACACAGATCCCAGTAAGTCTGAAAGCAGGTGTCACAGAGGTCTTCTTTGTGGAAAGTAACATCAGTGTCATCCCAAAGGGGGCCTTCGCCACCAACCCGAGTCTGGAAAAGGTAGAGTTCATCACCACCCCCACCGTGTCCATGGAGAACGGTGCTTTCGAGGGATTGGTCGACCTCAAGCATATTGAGATCTCCAGTACCCCACTAACATCCTTGTCTGTAGACGTCTTCCAAGACCTGCACAACCTGGAAATACTTCTGCTGAAACTCAACAAGATCCGTAGTCTGGAGAAAGGATTGTTTGATGGCCTTAAGAAACTGAGAGAACTCCAATTACACATAAACAAGATTGACACCATCGAGGAGGGGACATTTGATGACCTAGAAAACCTTCGGACCCTCCATCTGGCCAAAAACCACCTCAGTTCTGTGTCCTCCGCCCTGTTCTCAAAGCTGCACAAACTGGAGGTACTGAGGCTCTATGAGAACCAACTTACCGCCATTCCTGACGATATATTAGAAAATCTTTCCAATTTAAAGGAGATCGCTCTACAGGGTAACAAAATCACTTCAATATCAGCTAATTTGTTCCCACATAAAGACAAATTAAACAAGATACTTTTGGACAATAACATGTTGACTGAATTGCCTCCAGAAATATTTGTGGGCTTTCCTCTGCTTAAAACATTGACACTAAATGGAAATAAACTTGCAAGTCTACCCCCTGTCCTCTTTGGAGAGATGCCCAAACTGACTGAGTTGAGTCTCAGTCGAAACATGATTACCAGCCTTCCTCAGGGAGTATTTAGTCCTCTTAAGAAACTCAGGAAGTTGGATCTGTCTAACAACCAATTGTTCACCGTGTCTGAAGAGTCTTTTGAGGGCCTTGAGAAGCTAACAGAACTCAATCTTCAATACAACCACATCAAATCATTGAAAGCAAACACCTTTGAAAAGCTGACATCACTAACCACCCTTAGACTGGCTCATAATAGCCTGGGGACACTTCCAGAGGATATATTTGACCCCTTACCAAAACTCAGCAAAGTCTATTTAAACAACAACATTTGGGATTGTGACTGCAGGATGGTCCCCCTCTTCAATTGGATGAAGGCAAACCCTGGCAAGATCAAGTCTATGTCTCCTGAGATCTGTAACCAGCCGGAGGATTTAAAAGGACAAGAAATCATGTCTCTCAAAGAGGACCAGCTCATATGTCCTATAACTCCTCTGACCACTATCCCTTCactcaccacaaccaccaccaccaccacaacccaaACAAACACACCACTTGTAACCACAATGCCCACTACTAGAGTTACAACTACATTGACAACCCCTCAGCCACCTACAACCACTCAGCCAACTACTCTACCCACTACGACACCAACAACCACAGAGCCTACGACTCCTCAGCCACCTACATCTACTCTGCCAACTACAATGGCCACCACAACTGAAGCCACCACCCCAACTACAACCACCATTGTGACCACCTCACTAATAACCACAACTCTGATACCCACCACGAAAGGGACAACCACAGCACTGACTACAACCACATTACCCACATCCGCAAAAATCACCACTTTAGCCCCTTCAACACCCACAGCTCCTACCACAACCACCACCTTAGCCCCGACCACAACcacagctcctacaacaaccacCACTTTAGCCCCTTCCACAACCACAGCTCCTACCACAACCACCACCTTAGCCCCTAACACAACCACAGCTcctaccacaaccacaaccaccttagccccaaccacaaccactGTCACAACCTCAATACCCACCACCACACTTTTTACCACTTTCCCAACAACCACCATCACAAGAACCACCCGGAGAACCACCATCACAAGAACCACCTGGAGAGACTCAACACAGCCACTGACCACGTCAAGGATCTTCAGCTGTCCCAACATAGCACCTTCTCGTCACCCGTCCCCCTCCTACTACACCCGTCAGGCCTGGAGCAAGACCTCGCAGTGCAGGGCCCAGATGATATCCTACACAGCCATGCTGGTGGTGGAGATAGGCTGCACCCTGGTGCTGGCTAAGTTCACCCTGTCTCTGTACAGCTTGCTCCAGCGCAGGGAGAGGCTGTACACCCAGGTCAACCTGACTCACTTTTCCTACAGAAAGGAGGTCACGCTGAGGCCAGTCAAGGTGACAGAGACTGTGGGTCTGtga
- the LOC139539493 gene encoding carboxypeptidase N subunit 2-like isoform X1 produces the protein MQHEKMTRGHTFICLLPLLIGYSSQSCEKETDCPKDNQDVYGKEVTQIPVSLKAGVTEVFFVESNISVIPKGAFATNPSLEKVEFITTPTVSMENGAFEGLVDLKHIEISSTPLTSLSVDVFQDLHNLEILLLKLNKIRSLEKGLFDGLKKLRELQLHINKIDTIEEGTFDDLENLRTLHLAKNHLSSVSSALFSKLHKLEVLRLYENQLTAIPDDILENLSNLKEIALQGNKITSISANLFPHKDKLNKILLDNNMLTELPPEIFVGFPLLKTLTLNGNKLASLPPVLFGEMPKLTELSLSRNMITSLPQGVFSPLKKLRKLDLSNNQLFTVSEESFEGLEKLTELNLQYNHIKSLKANTFEKLTSLTTLRLAHNSLGTLPEDIFDPLPKLSKVYLNNNIWDCDCRMVPLFNWMKANPGKIKSMSPEICNQPEDLKGQEIMSLKEDQLICPITPLTTIPSLTTTTTTTTTQTNTPLVTTMPTTRVTTTLTTPQPPTTTQPTTLPTTTPTTTEPTTPQPPTSTLPTTMATTTEATTPTTTTIVTTSLITTTLIPTTKGTTTALTTTTLPTSAKITTLAPSTPTAPTTTTTLAPTTTTAPTTTTTLAPSTTTAPTTTTTLAPNTTTAPTTTTTTLAPTTTTVTTSIPTTTLFTTFPTTTITRTTRRTTITRTTWRDSTQPLTTSRIFSCPNIAPSRHPSPSYYTRQAWSKTSQCRAQMISYTAMLVVEIGCTLVLAKFTLSLYSLLQRRERLYTQVNLTHFSYRKEVTLRPVKVTETVGL, from the exons ATGCAGCAT GAAAAAATGACTAGAGGACACACCTTCATCTGTCTTCTGCCTTTACTGATTGGGTATTCATCTCAGTCCTGTGAGAAGGAGACCGACTGCCCCAAAGACAACCAGGATGTTTACGGCAAGGAAGTGACACAGATCCCAGTAAGTCTGAAAGCAGGTGTCACAGAGGTCTTCTTTGTGGAAAGTAACATCAGTGTCATCCCAAAGGGGGCCTTCGCCACCAACCCGAGTCTGGAAAAGGTAGAGTTCATCACCACCCCCACCGTGTCCATGGAGAACGGTGCTTTCGAGGGATTGGTCGACCTCAAGCATATTGAGATCTCCAGTACCCCACTAACATCCTTGTCTGTAGACGTCTTCCAAGACCTGCACAACCTGGAAATACTTCTGCTGAAACTCAACAAGATCCGTAGTCTGGAGAAAGGATTGTTTGATGGCCTTAAGAAACTGAGAGAACTCCAATTACACATAAACAAGATTGACACCATCGAGGAGGGGACATTTGATGACCTAGAAAACCTTCGGACCCTCCATCTGGCCAAAAACCACCTCAGTTCTGTGTCCTCCGCCCTGTTCTCAAAGCTGCACAAACTGGAGGTACTGAGGCTCTATGAGAACCAACTTACCGCCATTCCTGACGATATATTAGAAAATCTTTCCAATTTAAAGGAGATCGCTCTACAGGGTAACAAAATCACTTCAATATCAGCTAATTTGTTCCCACATAAAGACAAATTAAACAAGATACTTTTGGACAATAACATGTTGACTGAATTGCCTCCAGAAATATTTGTGGGCTTTCCTCTGCTTAAAACATTGACACTAAATGGAAATAAACTTGCAAGTCTACCCCCTGTCCTCTTTGGAGAGATGCCCAAACTGACTGAGTTGAGTCTCAGTCGAAACATGATTACCAGCCTTCCTCAGGGAGTATTTAGTCCTCTTAAGAAACTCAGGAAGTTGGATCTGTCTAACAACCAATTGTTCACCGTGTCTGAAGAGTCTTTTGAGGGCCTTGAGAAGCTAACAGAACTCAATCTTCAATACAACCACATCAAATCATTGAAAGCAAACACCTTTGAAAAGCTGACATCACTAACCACCCTTAGACTGGCTCATAATAGCCTGGGGACACTTCCAGAGGATATATTTGACCCCTTACCAAAACTCAGCAAAGTCTATTTAAACAACAACATTTGGGATTGTGACTGCAGGATGGTCCCCCTCTTCAATTGGATGAAGGCAAACCCTGGCAAGATCAAGTCTATGTCTCCTGAGATCTGTAACCAGCCGGAGGATTTAAAAGGACAAGAAATCATGTCTCTCAAAGAGGACCAGCTCATATGTCCTATAACTCCTCTGACCACTATCCCTTCactcaccacaaccaccaccaccaccacaacccaaACAAACACACCACTTGTAACCACAATGCCCACTACTAGAGTTACAACTACATTGACAACCCCTCAGCCACCTACAACCACTCAGCCAACTACTCTACCCACTACGACACCAACAACCACAGAGCCTACGACTCCTCAGCCACCTACATCTACTCTGCCAACTACAATGGCCACCACAACTGAAGCCACCACCCCAACTACAACCACCATTGTGACCACCTCACTAATAACCACAACTCTGATACCCACCACGAAAGGGACAACCACAGCACTGACTACAACCACATTACCCACATCCGCAAAAATCACCACTTTAGCCCCTTCAACACCCACAGCTCCTACCACAACCACCACCTTAGCCCCGACCACAACcacagctcctacaacaaccacCACTTTAGCCCCTTCCACAACCACAGCTCCTACCACAACCACCACCTTAGCCCCTAACACAACCACAGCTcctaccacaaccacaaccaccttagccccaaccacaaccactGTCACAACCTCAATACCCACCACCACACTTTTTACCACTTTCCCAACAACCACCATCACAAGAACCACCCGGAGAACCACCATCACAAGAACCACCTGGAGAGACTCAACACAGCCACTGACCACGTCAAGGATCTTCAGCTGTCCCAACATAGCACCTTCTCGTCACCCGTCCCCCTCCTACTACACCCGTCAGGCCTGGAGCAAGACCTCGCAGTGCAGGGCCCAGATGATATCCTACACAGCCATGCTGGTGGTGGAGATAGGCTGCACCCTGGTGCTGGCTAAGTTCACCCTGTCTCTGTACAGCTTGCTCCAGCGCAGGGAGAGGCTGTACACCCAGGTCAACCTGACTCACTTTTCCTACAGAAAGGAGGTCACGCTGAGGCCAGTCAAGGTGACAGAGACTGTGGGTCTGtga